One window from the genome of Paracoccus zhejiangensis encodes:
- a CDS encoding YitT family protein: protein MSDAPRRHSLIEDAQGISFGAMMAALGVTILTHLGLVTGQTAGLAILIAYATGWSFAPVFFLINIPFYWLGWKRFGPSFTLKTFVAVALTSLLSAVMPGWISFDTINPIFGAVLVGAITGTGLLALFRHGASLGGVGIVALYLQDATGFLAGWAQLIFDAVLFTLALCLVDWQAVGYSFLGALVLNMVIAINHRRDRYIV, encoded by the coding sequence ATGAGCGACGCACCCCGCCGACACAGCCTCATCGAGGACGCCCAGGGCATCAGCTTTGGCGCGATGATGGCGGCGCTTGGGGTGACCATCCTGACCCATCTGGGCCTTGTCACCGGCCAGACCGCCGGACTGGCGATCCTGATCGCCTATGCGACCGGCTGGTCCTTCGCACCGGTCTTCTTTCTGATCAACATCCCGTTCTACTGGCTCGGCTGGAAGCGGTTCGGGCCGAGTTTCACGCTGAAGACCTTTGTCGCCGTGGCGCTGACCTCGCTGCTCAGCGCCGTGATGCCGGGCTGGATCAGCTTTGATACCATCAACCCGATCTTCGGCGCGGTGCTGGTCGGCGCGATCACCGGCACCGGGCTTCTGGCGCTGTTCCGCCACGGGGCGTCACTGGGCGGGGTCGGGATCGTCGCCCTTTACCTGCAGGATGCGACCGGCTTCCTGGCGGGATGGGCGCAGCTGATTTTCGACGCGGTGCTGTTTACGCTGGCGCTGTGCCTCGTCGACTGGCAGGCGGTCGGCTATAGCTTTCTCGGCGCGCTGGTGCTGAACATGGTCATTGCCATCAACCACCGCCGCGACCGTTACATCGTCTGA
- a CDS encoding PepSY domain-containing protein: protein MRAILLALFLFSAPPALAQGLTETDFSPLPLHEAMRIVGERYQGRLIAARLAQPNAHERGLGVELVEELRLLTPARNLLKIRLDARDGRFLEVAGRGQIEALKK, encoded by the coding sequence ATGCGCGCGATCCTTCTTGCCCTGTTTCTCTTTTCCGCACCACCAGCCCTTGCCCAGGGGCTGACCGAGACGGATTTCAGCCCCCTGCCGCTGCACGAGGCAATGCGGATCGTGGGCGAACGCTATCAGGGTCGGCTGATCGCCGCGCGGCTGGCGCAGCCCAATGCGCATGAGCGGGGTCTGGGCGTGGAACTGGTCGAGGAGCTGCGCCTGCTGACCCCGGCGCGCAACCTGCTGAAGATCCGGCTGGACGCGCGCGACGGGCGGTTTCTCGAGGTGGCCGGCCGGGGACAGATCGAGGCCTTGAAGAAATGA
- a CDS encoding response regulator transcription factor has protein sequence MRALIVEDDRTLAEQLARAMQDAGFVTDMAHDGAEGEYLGATETYDVAVLDLGLPGLPGIEVLTRWRDQGIGMPVLILTARGDWTDKVAGFRAGADDYAVKPFRLDEVVLRAQTLIRRAAGHARPVIRAGKLLLDGQLGVITLDGSPLKLTAFETRILTYLIHHQDRIVSRSELSDHLYEAEADRDFKSIEVVIGRLRKKVGEGVIETRRGEGYVLRAAL, from the coding sequence ATGAGAGCACTGATCGTCGAGGACGACCGGACCCTGGCCGAGCAACTGGCCCGCGCGATGCAGGACGCCGGTTTCGTCACCGACATGGCCCATGACGGCGCCGAGGGTGAATATCTGGGCGCGACCGAGACCTATGACGTGGCGGTGCTGGATCTGGGCCTGCCCGGTCTGCCGGGGATCGAGGTGCTGACCCGCTGGCGCGATCAGGGGATCGGTATGCCGGTGCTGATCCTGACGGCGCGCGGCGACTGGACCGACAAGGTGGCGGGCTTTCGCGCCGGGGCCGATGACTACGCGGTGAAACCCTTCCGGCTGGACGAGGTGGTGCTGCGCGCCCAGACCCTGATCCGCCGCGCCGCCGGTCATGCCCGCCCGGTGATCCGCGCCGGCAAGCTGCTGCTGGACGGGCAGTTGGGCGTCATCACGCTGGACGGCTCGCCCTTGAAGCTGACGGCGTTTGAGACCCGCATCCTGACCTATTTGATTCACCATCAGGACCGCATCGTCAGCCGCAGCGAACTGTCGGACCACCTCTACGAGGCCGAGGCCGACCGCGATTTCAAGTCGATCGAGGTGGTCATCGGGCGGCTGCGCAAGAAGGTCGGCGAAGGCGTGATCGAGACCCGGCGCGGCGAGGGCTATGTGCTCAGGGCGGCGCTGTGA